Proteins found in one Clostridium kluyveri DSM 555 genomic segment:
- a CDS encoding Hsp20/alpha crystallin family protein translates to MQINTNTSEQQGTNIQQLRFVPISSNVSCMGTTVNYGIGTHSGVAINAFSNNSQPMTGWAISPQVGYVNASQMTNTTPCISASQFGQMGSGTFNGITYNTQIPMGRNLMIQPTVDISETSSDIMVSAYVSNSAINDLKLNVTDDSLTISGTLLNGSNQFVLNRTIPLSTSVRAEAVEATLQSGVVEIRLPKTEKFNRASHTLGKDTGNVMISK, encoded by the coding sequence ATGCAAATTAATACTAATACTTCAGAACAGCAGGGAACTAACATACAACAGTTGAGGTTTGTTCCAATATCTTCAAATGTTTCATGCATGGGTACTACTGTTAACTATGGAATTGGTACACATTCAGGAGTGGCGATAAATGCTTTTTCTAATAATTCCCAGCCTATGACTGGCTGGGCTATTAGTCCACAGGTAGGGTATGTCAATGCTTCTCAAATGACTAATACCACACCTTGCATTTCAGCATCTCAATTTGGTCAAATGGGAAGCGGAACTTTTAACGGTATAACTTATAACACTCAAATTCCTATGGGAAGAAACCTTATGATTCAGCCTACTGTAGATATTTCAGAAACATCCAGTGATATTATGGTATCTGCTTATGTATCGAACTCTGCAATAAATGATTTGAAACTTAATGTTACAGATGATTCATTAACAATATCAGGTACTTTATTAAATGGCTCCAATCAATTTGTATTAAATAGAACAATTCCACTTTCAACAAGTGTAAGGGCAGAAGCCGTGGAAGCTACGCTGCAAAGTGGAGTTGTTGAAATAAGATTACCAAAGACAGAAAAATTTAATAGAGCATCCCATACATTGGGGAAAGATACCGGAAATGTAATGATAAGTAAATAA
- a CDS encoding spore germination protein yields the protein MDNKEYNIDHNIENIKNLLGEQTEMVVRNLLIGKNNCIEAAIIYLNGLINKDVIDRDILNPLMLHVKEDFAGKKDIEDYIQKRYIAASDSCIERDIGNVINSIKRGKTVLIIENCCNFIIINTSGGNYRAISEPENDLSLRGPREGFVENLETNISILRRRIKDRNLTTEKFTLGRRSQTDLVIMYIDDVVDKEFLKRMKDKINKINIDFIPANSIIEQCIEEHPYSVLPQTSGSERPDVIEAGLMEGKIAFLLEGTPYVTTYPSIFIEFFQTAEDYYGRTLQAWFIRFVRIIAVFIVISVPGIYITLIKFNPELIPVEYIKSLIEARQGIVLTPFMSLLVMQLTIEFLREGGLRMPGKIGQTISVVGGIIIGDAAIQSKVISSPTLLVAGITTVASFVISNYQMSIGIRALTYPMLILANWLGVLGIVIGWFSILAYLCCLENFGVPYMVFHKSDMKDIFIRAPIWKMNRRPKAIPNNDSTRQSNFGNEKNV from the coding sequence ATGGATAACAAAGAATATAACATAGATCACAACATTGAAAATATAAAGAATTTATTAGGAGAACAAACTGAAATGGTAGTAAGAAACCTACTTATAGGAAAAAATAATTGTATAGAAGCTGCCATTATTTATTTAAACGGTCTTATAAATAAAGACGTTATAGATAGAGATATATTGAATCCATTAATGTTACATGTGAAAGAAGACTTTGCAGGAAAAAAGGACATAGAAGATTATATACAAAAAAGATATATTGCTGCCAGTGATTCTTGTATTGAAAGAGATATAGGTAATGTTATAAACAGTATTAAAAGGGGAAAAACTGTGTTAATAATTGAAAACTGCTGTAATTTTATTATAATAAATACCTCAGGAGGGAATTATAGAGCTATATCTGAACCGGAAAATGACCTTTCCTTAAGAGGACCAAGAGAAGGTTTTGTGGAGAATTTAGAAACTAATATAAGTATATTACGGAGGAGAATAAAAGACAGAAATTTAACTACAGAGAAATTTACATTGGGAAGAAGATCTCAAACAGATTTAGTAATTATGTATATAGATGATGTGGTAGATAAAGAGTTCCTTAAAAGGATGAAAGATAAAATAAATAAAATAAATATAGACTTTATTCCAGCAAATAGTATTATTGAACAGTGTATAGAAGAACATCCCTATAGTGTTTTGCCTCAAACCAGTGGTTCTGAAAGACCTGATGTAATAGAAGCAGGCCTGATGGAAGGGAAAATAGCTTTTTTACTAGAGGGTACACCCTATGTTACAACTTATCCTTCCATATTTATAGAATTTTTTCAGACTGCAGAGGATTATTATGGTAGGACATTACAGGCATGGTTTATAAGATTTGTGAGAATTATAGCTGTATTTATAGTGATATCTGTTCCTGGAATATATATAACATTAATTAAATTTAATCCAGAACTTATTCCTGTTGAATATATTAAGTCTCTTATAGAAGCAAGGCAGGGTATAGTGTTAACTCCTTTTATGTCCCTGCTGGTTATGCAGTTAACTATAGAATTTTTGAGAGAGGGTGGACTTAGGATGCCGGGAAAAATAGGCCAGACAATCAGCGTAGTAGGAGGTATTATAATCGGAGATGCTGCAATTCAGTCAAAAGTTATAAGTTCGCCTACTTTGCTTGTGGCGGGAATTACTACAGTGGCTTCTTTTGTAATATCTAATTATCAAATGTCTATTGGAATAAGAGCTTTAACGTATCCCATGCTTATATTGGCAAATTGGCTTGGAGTACTTGGCATAGTTATAGGATGGTTTTCTATATTGGCCTATCTTTGCTGCTTGGAGAATTTTGGAGTACCATACATGGTATTCCACAAGAGTGACATGAAAGATATATTTATAAGGGCACCTATATGGAAGATGAATAGGAGACCTAAAGCCATTCCAAATAATGATTCCACTAGACAAAGCAACTTTGGGAATGAGAAAAATGTATAA
- a CDS encoding methyl-accepting chemotaxis protein: protein MISMKSLSDLKALAEIEANLIPGGIVYGIIEGDTMTWVKKSDSLDINVFYIGLKLDKNSTSMLAIREKRIISQNIPRSVYGTRLHISSIPIIDEEDNAVGAFSFAIPKVHSVLKAFPDFAPMLSEMFSEGVQLRIADLNKIVGTQSSKKFDIPFLKEGVALDKNYIESKVIQSKKPASQEISTLEYGVPVRLSAYPLFDEDTNEIVGAFSVTTPKEIAVTLRNMSANLENSLTGISSTIQELAASASEIHSNQQNLSITINEITALSEEINKVSEFIKAIADETKMLGLNASIEAARAGEFGKGFGVVAAEIRRLSEQSKDTIPKITKLTDNIKEKVDESNKKSQISLSASQEQAAATEEITASIEEITSSSEELNKIATTL from the coding sequence ATGATTTCTATGAAGTCATTATCTGACTTAAAAGCCTTGGCTGAAATAGAAGCAAATTTAATACCTGGAGGTATTGTGTATGGAATTATAGAAGGAGATACAATGACCTGGGTAAAAAAATCTGATTCCCTTGATATTAATGTATTTTATATTGGACTTAAACTGGATAAAAATAGTACAAGCATGCTTGCTATCCGCGAAAAAAGAATTATATCTCAGAATATACCCCGTTCTGTTTATGGCACTAGATTACACATATCTTCAATTCCAATTATTGATGAAGAAGATAATGCTGTAGGAGCCTTTTCTTTTGCGATACCCAAAGTACACTCTGTACTAAAGGCATTTCCTGACTTTGCGCCAATGTTATCTGAAATGTTTTCTGAAGGTGTTCAACTTAGAATAGCAGACTTAAATAAAATTGTAGGTACTCAATCTTCCAAAAAATTTGATATACCTTTTTTAAAAGAAGGGGTTGCTCTTGATAAAAATTATATTGAAAGTAAAGTAATACAGTCTAAGAAGCCTGCATCACAAGAAATAAGTACCTTAGAGTATGGAGTTCCGGTAAGATTGTCAGCCTATCCTTTATTTGACGAAGACACCAATGAAATTGTAGGGGCCTTTAGTGTTACTACTCCAAAGGAAATTGCTGTAACCTTGCGTAACATGTCTGCCAATCTGGAAAACAGCCTTACTGGAATATCATCTACCATTCAGGAATTAGCAGCCTCCGCTTCTGAAATACACTCTAACCAACAAAATCTTAGTATTACTATTAATGAGATAACTGCCTTATCAGAAGAAATTAATAAGGTATCCGAATTTATAAAGGCAATTGCAGATGAAACTAAAATGCTGGGTTTAAATGCTTCAATAGAAGCAGCAAGAGCAGGAGAATTTGGTAAAGGATTTGGAGTTGTAGCTGCAGAAATAAGAAGATTATCTGAGCAATCTAAGGATACCATACCTAAGATTACAAAATTGACAGATAATATAAAAGAAAAAGTAGATGAATCAAATAAGAAAAGTCAAATTTCTTTATCTGCCAGTCAAGAACAAGCTGCTGCTACGGAAGAAATTACAGCCAGTATAGAGGAAATAACCTCATCCTCTGAAGAATTAAATAAAATTGCAACTACTCTTTAA
- a CDS encoding SDH family Clp fold serine proteinase has product MNENRYKLIKDISEERNSKVICYFCGDRQNVNIRVAPDIIPIFHKLLEHLGKTDKIDLFIFTKGGDVLTSLRLVELIYEYCSKFSVLVPYKAYSAGTLICLGASEIIMTKMGELSPVDPNITSVFNPEDANNMKLPINVEDVYSFFSIAKDVIGLKTDETLIKVFTNLTEHIHPLAVGSIFRSHALIRTVAKELLLMHMNYQDEYKINEVVNILTEKLQSHSYMITRREAKNIIKLPIENCSDELEKKLWSLYETYEKDFSFNIPFSPEEAADSLGKFSVCSGIIETADMSYGYIFDGAIHNMGEGNINGYANVNIVNQAWRRI; this is encoded by the coding sequence ATGAATGAAAATAGATATAAATTAATTAAAGATATATCAGAAGAACGTAATTCCAAAGTAATATGCTACTTCTGTGGTGACAGGCAAAATGTCAACATAAGAGTGGCCCCAGATATTATTCCAATCTTTCATAAACTGCTTGAGCATTTGGGAAAAACAGATAAAATAGATCTATTTATTTTTACTAAGGGAGGAGATGTACTGACATCTCTCCGTTTAGTTGAACTCATATACGAATACTGCAGCAAATTTTCAGTATTAGTACCCTATAAAGCTTATAGCGCAGGTACTTTAATATGCCTTGGTGCTTCTGAAATAATTATGACTAAGATGGGAGAACTAAGTCCTGTAGATCCTAATATAACCAGCGTTTTTAATCCTGAGGATGCCAATAATATGAAGCTTCCTATTAATGTGGAGGATGTGTATTCTTTCTTTTCTATTGCCAAAGATGTAATAGGTCTTAAAACTGATGAAACTTTAATTAAAGTCTTTACTAACTTAACAGAACATATTCATCCTTTAGCTGTTGGAAGTATATTCAGAAGTCATGCTCTGATAAGAACTGTCGCAAAAGAACTGCTTCTTATGCATATGAACTATCAGGATGAATATAAAATAAATGAAGTTGTAAATATTTTAACAGAAAAACTGCAATCACACAGCTATATGATAACAAGGAGGGAAGCTAAGAACATAATTAAACTTCCTATAGAAAATTGTTCTGATGAATTAGAAAAAAAATTATGGAGTCTTTATGAAACTTACGAAAAAGACTTTTCTTTTAATATCCCATTCTCTCCTGAAGAAGCAGCAGATTCCTTAGGTAAATTTTCTGTATGTTCAGGAATTATTGAAACAGCTGATATGAGTTATGGCTACATTTTTGACGGAGCAATTCATAACATGGGAGAGGGTAATATAAACGGATATGCAAATGTAAATATTGTAAATCAAGCTTGGAGGAGAATATAA
- a CDS encoding sulfite exporter TauE/SafE family protein: MENHLLLFLKDLFYLKYLPSLGNNASFSLIFLFGILTSIHCIGMCGGIVLTQCINKNEAKTADKKLSKSTFLPITIYNIGRIISYTIIGGIVGGIGQVLTLSGVFKGIIPIIGGVFMIIMAINLLGIFPVLRHLNISMPKFVAKRIMGKNSSTSPLIVGLLTGLMPCGPLQMIQLYALSTRSAIYGAVSAFIFTLGTIPGIFAFGTFSAIINKKFSRYILKFSAVLVIILGIVMIGRGLALTGVVFPSFVDSNNKAGDYEVSVIHGNIQIVTTSIGQDYFPPIQVAKGIKVRWTIKVDKAVYSDCNNAIQIPVYNIEKKFVVGNNIVEFIPDKEGEFIYTCWMGMIKSKIKVVSREELRRASNSNNLTSPIKQVPNSSTQTSKNTSQEENSSKVSNVKGSTAGNSNNELSENNLKTSQSKSEDSNTVPAQVQTPAPAQTTTVTLTGFIQDEDCFVQYVDSDTGKAKQDPGNDTKDCLSMQACANSGYGMTALRSNGTYKFYYFDGKFATGKGESFIPGTGTQALAWELINNTNKQDHITVTVTGTLNGDTRTNTNIDFPANVDEKYYPIITVSQLYEN; the protein is encoded by the coding sequence ATGGAGAATCATCTACTGCTTTTTTTAAAAGATCTTTTTTATTTAAAGTACCTTCCGTCACTTGGAAATAACGCCAGCTTTAGTTTGATTTTTTTATTTGGAATACTAACTTCAATCCATTGTATTGGTATGTGTGGAGGTATTGTTCTTACGCAATGTATAAATAAGAATGAAGCTAAAACAGCTGATAAAAAACTTAGTAAAAGTACATTTTTACCTATTACAATCTATAATATTGGCAGAATAATATCCTACACTATTATTGGAGGTATAGTTGGAGGTATTGGACAGGTACTCACCCTATCAGGTGTTTTTAAAGGGATCATTCCAATTATAGGTGGAGTATTTATGATTATTATGGCTATAAATCTTCTTGGTATTTTTCCTGTATTAAGACACTTAAATATTTCAATGCCTAAATTTGTTGCAAAGAGAATTATGGGGAAAAATAGCAGTACAAGTCCTCTGATTGTAGGATTATTAACGGGTTTAATGCCCTGTGGACCTTTGCAGATGATACAACTTTATGCTCTTAGCACTAGAAGTGCCATCTATGGAGCAGTTTCTGCATTTATATTTACATTAGGTACTATTCCAGGTATATTTGCATTTGGCACATTTAGTGCAATAATCAATAAGAAGTTTTCAAGATATATTTTAAAGTTCAGTGCTGTTTTAGTAATTATTCTTGGTATTGTAATGATTGGGAGAGGTCTTGCACTTACAGGTGTCGTATTTCCATCATTTGTAGATTCTAACAATAAGGCAGGTGACTATGAAGTTTCTGTTATACATGGAAATATACAGATAGTGACTACGAGCATTGGACAGGATTATTTTCCTCCAATTCAAGTTGCAAAAGGAATTAAAGTTAGATGGACTATAAAGGTTGATAAGGCGGTCTATTCTGATTGTAATAATGCAATACAAATACCTGTTTATAATATAGAAAAGAAATTTGTTGTAGGAAATAATATAGTAGAATTTATTCCAGATAAAGAAGGAGAGTTTATTTATACTTGCTGGATGGGAATGATTAAGAGCAAAATCAAAGTGGTATCAAGGGAAGAATTAAGACGAGCATCTAATTCTAATAATTTAACTAGTCCAATAAAACAAGTACCTAATTCAAGTACTCAAACTTCAAAAAATACATCACAAGAGGAGAATTCATCTAAAGTATCAAATGTAAAGGGTAGTACTGCTGGTAATTCAAATAATGAATTATCGGAAAACAATTTAAAAACTAGCCAATCAAAATCAGAAGATTCTAATACTGTGCCGGCACAGGTACAAACACCAGCACCGGCACAAACCACAACAGTTACTTTAACAGGCTTTATTCAAGATGAAGATTGTTTTGTTCAGTACGTAGATTCAGATACTGGTAAAGCAAAACAAGATCCAGGTAATGACACAAAAGATTGTTTATCAATGCAGGCTTGTGCAAACAGTGGATATGGAATGACAGCACTTCGAAGTAATGGAACTTATAAATTCTATTATTTTGACGGAAAATTTGCAACTGGAAAAGGAGAAAGCTTTATACCAGGGACTGGTACCCAGGCGTTAGCATGGGAATTGATTAATAATACAAATAAACAAGATCATATTACTGTTACTGTTACAGGGACTTTAAATGGAGATACAAGAACTAATACAAATATTGATTTTCCTGCCAATGTAGATGAGAAATATTATCCGATTATAACTGTATCACAATTGTACGAGAATTAA